From Weissella confusa, a single genomic window includes:
- a CDS encoding phosphate ABC transporter substrate-binding protein has product MNKKQFVVGSTVVLVLAGGLVGHDANAAKKKQVLAVGSTALQPLASQAAEMYGEKHPGVSVVVQGGGSGAGLSQVGKGGVTIGNSDIFASQKDGVDDKKLTDHKVAVVGITPVVNKDVPVKSLTKAELRDIFTGKITNWKDVGGKDEDIVLVNRAQGSGTRFTFEHDVLDGESAKTSQEQDDNGAVQKIVSTTPGAISYLAFSYTTGPNAKGIKTVAIDKVKPTDKNVASNKWQIWAYEHMYTTKKTDKNTKSYIKFVQSKAMKSTIKKLGYIPVSDMKVTKNADGDVKKN; this is encoded by the coding sequence ATGAATAAGAAGCAGTTTGTTGTGGGAAGTACTGTTGTTCTCGTATTAGCCGGGGGATTGGTTGGGCATGATGCAAATGCCGCAAAGAAAAAGCAAGTGTTGGCTGTGGGGTCAACCGCTTTACAACCACTAGCGTCACAAGCCGCTGAGATGTATGGAGAGAAGCATCCTGGCGTGTCAGTTGTCGTGCAAGGTGGTGGATCTGGTGCTGGCCTAAGCCAAGTTGGTAAGGGTGGCGTGACTATTGGGAATTCTGATATCTTTGCGAGTCAGAAGGACGGGGTCGATGATAAAAAGTTAACCGATCACAAAGTAGCAGTTGTTGGTATCACGCCAGTTGTGAACAAGGATGTGCCGGTGAAGTCTTTGACAAAGGCTGAGCTTCGTGACATCTTCACGGGCAAGATTACCAACTGGAAGGACGTTGGTGGCAAGGATGAAGATATCGTCCTAGTTAACCGTGCCCAAGGTTCTGGTACACGTTTCACGTTTGAACATGATGTGTTGGACGGCGAGAGCGCCAAGACGTCACAAGAGCAAGATGATAATGGCGCCGTTCAAAAGATTGTGTCAACGACACCAGGCGCTATTTCATATTTGGCTTTCTCATACACGACAGGACCGAATGCCAAGGGAATTAAGACGGTTGCCATTGATAAGGTGAAGCCAACGGATAAAAATGTTGCGTCAAACAAGTGGCAAATCTGGGCCTATGAGCATATGTACACAACGAAGAAGACTGATAAGAACACAAAGTCTTACATCAAGTTTGTACAATCAAAGGCCATGAAATCAACAATCAAGAAGTTGGGATACATTCCGGTTTCTGATATGAAGGTTACTAAGAACGCTGACGGCGACGTCAAAAAGAATTAA
- a CDS encoding double zinc ribbon domain-containing protein, which yields MRCEFCGTSVTETWRLTDFWQFKTKSQQPICQACWEKFTPILGPTCQECGRASQQEICEDCQVWLGGWLSAT from the coding sequence ATGAGGTGTGAGTTTTGCGGAACGAGTGTCACAGAAACCTGGCGATTAACTGATTTCTGGCAGTTTAAAACAAAATCCCAACAACCCATTTGTCAGGCATGTTGGGAAAAATTCACACCAATTCTTGGCCCGACTTGCCAAGAATGTGGTCGAGCATCCCAACAAGAAATATGTGAGGATTGCCAGGTTTGGTTAGGGGGATGGCTATCCGCCACTTAA
- a CDS encoding DEAD/DEAH box helicase, translated as MEFDQSLFYGRLVPVTNTATLPDNVVVTSAIEHNTCQRCATTIKPDWRLSDGASFCWACANLGRLSSQEVLVTIPEPHTFEIDSDPCVWTGKLTSAQQRVADDQIKALANGDSHLTYAVTGAGKTEMLFPMLAYALQAGKRVAIVSPRVDVIVELAPRIRAAFVTDFVTLYGDSPDEYRYTQLVLASTHQLLRFKQAFDVIVIDEVDAFPYAENQQLIGALQQATAKQGSHFYLTATPSPRLLREVRRKQMAISLLPRRFHGNPLPNFTIRRIGDWRKKLPKRVRRLLQTYQQSGQRFLLFVPTVADLDIVLMMVHHMTPEIAIAATHAADPERQAKVQAMREESLQALITTTILERGVTFPGIDVIILGADDSVFSQAALIQIAGRCGRSSSRPFGVVTSFVQERTQTLLAARSEINYLNQMGQNYEV; from the coding sequence ATGGAATTTGATCAAAGTCTATTTTATGGACGACTAGTGCCGGTGACGAACACGGCCACACTGCCAGATAATGTGGTGGTGACATCAGCAATTGAACACAACACTTGTCAGCGGTGTGCGACGACAATTAAACCAGATTGGCGTTTGTCAGACGGCGCTAGTTTTTGTTGGGCATGTGCCAACTTAGGACGACTTTCAAGTCAGGAGGTCTTAGTGACAATACCTGAGCCACATACATTTGAAATTGATTCGGATCCTTGTGTGTGGACGGGAAAATTAACGTCAGCTCAGCAACGCGTGGCGGATGACCAAATCAAAGCATTAGCGAATGGTGATTCACATCTCACGTATGCCGTGACAGGCGCTGGTAAAACGGAAATGTTATTTCCGATGCTGGCGTATGCGCTACAAGCTGGAAAACGTGTCGCCATCGTGTCACCGCGTGTGGATGTGATTGTTGAATTAGCACCTCGTATTCGGGCGGCATTTGTCACGGATTTCGTCACTCTTTATGGTGATTCACCAGACGAATACCGCTATACCCAGTTAGTTTTGGCTTCAACACATCAATTATTGCGTTTCAAACAAGCCTTTGATGTCATTGTGATTGATGAAGTTGACGCTTTTCCATATGCGGAAAACCAGCAACTAATTGGTGCTTTGCAACAGGCTACCGCCAAACAGGGTTCCCATTTTTATCTAACGGCGACACCGAGTCCACGGTTATTGCGCGAGGTACGCCGTAAGCAAATGGCGATTAGTTTGTTGCCACGTCGGTTCCACGGTAATCCACTACCGAATTTTACAATTCGTCGGATTGGCGATTGGCGTAAAAAGTTGCCTAAACGGGTACGACGATTGCTCCAGACGTATCAACAAAGTGGGCAACGCTTTCTACTATTTGTGCCGACGGTTGCTGATTTAGATATTGTGCTAATGATGGTTCATCACATGACACCTGAAATCGCCATTGCAGCTACACACGCGGCAGATCCAGAACGGCAAGCGAAGGTGCAGGCAATGCGTGAAGAAAGCCTCCAAGCTTTGATTACGACTACTATCTTAGAACGTGGCGTAACCTTCCCAGGAATTGACGTGATTATTTTAGGGGCTGATGATTCAGTATTTAGTCAGGCGGCGCTTATTCAGATTGCTGGGCGATGTGGGCGTAGTAGTAGCCGACCATTCGGCGTGGTCACATCATTCGTGCAAGAAAGAACGCAAACATTATTAGCAGCGCGGAGTGAGATTAATTATTTGAATCAAATGGGGCAAAATTATGAGGTGTGA